From a single Bacillus pseudomycoides DSM 12442 genomic region:
- the ptsP gene encoding phosphoenolpyruvate--protein phosphotransferase produces MTLNIQGIAASSGIAIAKAFRLENPEFNIEKKTITNEAAEIVRLDAALEKAKSELEAIKDHAFAELGADKAAIFEAHLLVLNDPELVNPVKDKVNNEKVNAEFAMDEVATMFITMFENMDNEYMKERAADIRDVTKRVLAHLLGINFSNPSTISEEVIIIAEDLTPSDTAQLNRNYAKGFTTDIGGRTSHSAIMARSMEIPAVVGTKVVMEKIQNGDIVIIDGLDGEVIVNPSEETLRTFEEKKAKFEEQKVEWAKLKDQATVTSDGHHVELVANIGTPNDVQGIIDNGGEGVGLYRTEFLYMGRDNLPTEEEQFEAYKAVLEGVKADQPVVVRTLDIGGDKELPYLHLPKEMNPFLGYRAIRLCLEEQDVFRTQLRALLRASVYGNLKIMFPMIATLDEFRQAKAILLEEKERLVQAGTTVSDAIEVGMMVEIPASAVLADQFAKEVDFFSIGTNDLIQYTMAADRMNERVSYLYQPYNPSILRLVKMVIDAAHKEGKWAGMCGEMAGDSLAIPLLLGLGLDEFSMSATSILPARTQLSKLSKAQMEELAQKALTMSTAEEVVELVKSI; encoded by the coding sequence ATGACTCTTAACATTCAAGGGATCGCTGCATCAAGTGGGATTGCTATTGCGAAGGCTTTCAGACTTGAGAATCCTGAATTTAACATTGAAAAGAAAACGATTACGAACGAAGCTGCAGAAATTGTACGCTTAGACGCTGCGCTTGAGAAAGCAAAATCTGAACTAGAAGCAATTAAAGACCATGCTTTTGCTGAGCTTGGTGCTGATAAAGCTGCTATCTTTGAAGCACATTTACTAGTATTGAATGATCCAGAACTAGTAAATCCAGTAAAAGATAAAGTAAATAATGAAAAAGTAAATGCTGAATTTGCAATGGACGAAGTTGCAACAATGTTCATTACTATGTTTGAAAACATGGATAATGAATATATGAAAGAGCGTGCAGCGGATATTCGCGACGTAACAAAACGCGTTCTTGCACATTTACTAGGAATTAACTTCTCAAATCCAAGTACGATTTCTGAAGAAGTAATTATTATTGCTGAAGATTTAACACCATCTGATACAGCACAATTAAACCGTAACTATGCAAAAGGTTTCACGACTGATATTGGTGGACGTACATCTCACTCTGCAATTATGGCTCGTTCTATGGAAATTCCAGCTGTTGTTGGTACGAAAGTTGTTATGGAGAAAATCCAAAACGGCGATATCGTAATTATCGACGGTCTAGATGGAGAAGTAATTGTAAACCCATCTGAAGAAACGCTTCGTACTTTCGAAGAAAAGAAAGCAAAATTCGAAGAACAAAAAGTTGAATGGGCGAAATTAAAAGATCAAGCAACTGTAACAAGTGATGGGCATCATGTTGAGCTTGTTGCAAACATCGGAACACCAAATGATGTACAAGGTATCATCGACAATGGTGGAGAAGGCGTTGGTTTATACCGTACAGAATTCTTATATATGGGTCGTGACAATCTTCCAACAGAAGAAGAGCAGTTCGAAGCATATAAAGCAGTTCTTGAAGGTGTAAAAGCAGATCAACCAGTTGTTGTTCGTACACTTGACATCGGTGGAGATAAAGAGCTTCCATACTTACATTTACCAAAAGAAATGAACCCATTCTTAGGTTACCGTGCGATTCGCTTATGCCTTGAAGAACAAGATGTGTTCCGTACACAACTTCGTGCATTGCTTCGTGCAAGCGTATATGGTAATTTAAAAATTATGTTCCCAATGATTGCAACTCTTGATGAATTCCGTCAAGCAAAAGCAATTTTATTAGAAGAGAAAGAAAGACTTGTTCAAGCTGGTACAACTGTTTCTGATGCTATTGAGGTAGGTATGATGGTAGAAATTCCCGCTTCTGCAGTATTAGCAGATCAGTTTGCAAAAGAAGTTGATTTCTTCTCTATCGGAACAAACGACCTAATCCAATACACAATGGCTGCAGACCGTATGAATGAACGTGTATCTTACTTATACCAACCGTATAATCCATCTATTTTACGCCTTGTAAAAATGGTTATCGATGCTGCTCATAAAGAAGGAAAATGGGCTGGTATGTGTGGTGAGATGGCAGGAGATTCACTTGCAATCCCGTTACTACTTGGATTAGGATTAGATGAATTCAGTATGAGTGCAACATCTATCCTTCCTGCAAGAACACAACTAAGCAAGTTGTCAAAAGCACAAATGGAAGAGTTAGCACAAAAAGCATTAACAATGTCAACTGCTGAAGAAGTTGTTGAATTAGTTAAAAGCATCTAA
- the ptsH gene encoding phosphocarrier protein HPr: protein MEKIFKVTSDSGIHARPATLLVNTASKFGADINLEYNGKNVNLKSIMGVMSLGIQQGAEIKITANGDDAAQALAAIEETMKNEGLGE, encoded by the coding sequence ATGGAAAAAATCTTTAAAGTAACTAGCGACTCAGGGATTCATGCTCGTCCAGCAACTCTACTTGTAAACACTGCAAGCAAATTCGGTGCTGATATTAACTTAGAGTATAACGGTAAAAACGTTAACTTAAAATCAATCATGGGTGTTATGTCTTTAGGTATTCAACAAGGCGCAGAAATTAAAATCACTGCAAATGGTGATGATGCAGCTCAAGCACTAGCAGCTATCGAAGAAACTATGAAAAACGAAGGATTAGGAGAATAA
- the ptsG gene encoding glucose-specific PTS transporter subunit IIBC, with the protein MFKNIFGVLQKVGKALMLPVAILPAAGILLGFGNAFQNPQLTNLVPALKADWFVLVAKIMEQSGDIIFANLALLFAVGVAIGLAGGDGVAGLAAFVGYLIMNKTMSVFLGVEKFVTIVSDKVPVKTGFTDQAYANVLGIPTLQTGVFGGILVGILAAYCYNKYFNIELPSYLGFFAGKRFVPIATATFSLLLGIVMCFIWPTIQGGLNAFSHQMIDANKTLAAFVFGLIERSLIPFGLHHIFYAPFWFEFGQYTSAAGDIIHGDQKIFMAQLKDGVELTAGTFTTGKYPFMMFGLPAAALAMYHEARPENKKLAAGILGSAALTSFLTGITEPLEFSFLFVAPVLFGIHAIFAGLSFMTMHILGVKIGMTFSGGLIDFMLFGVLPGRTAWWWVIVVGLALAVIYYFGFRFAIRKWDLKTPGREVTTDTDGAGKTEAGELPREVLVALGGKENIASLDACITRLRVQVNEQKNVNKDRLKELGAAGVLEVGNNIQAIFGPKSDTLKSQIHDIMSGRTPHVEKEKPVKVEETVQKADTNETIVSPIEGKILPITEVPDQVFSGKMMGDGFAIEPAEGTVVSPVDGEIVNVFPTKHAIGIQSEGGKEILIHFGIDTVKLNGEGFEALVTQGDKVKQGQPLLKVDIAFVKENAPSIITPIIFTNLGQGQQVELKKEGNVKKGEADIIDIQ; encoded by the coding sequence ATGTTTAAGAATATCTTTGGTGTTCTTCAAAAAGTCGGAAAAGCGCTTATGCTTCCAGTAGCAATTTTACCGGCTGCAGGTATTTTACTTGGATTTGGTAATGCATTTCAAAATCCACAGTTAACAAATCTAGTTCCTGCTTTAAAGGCAGATTGGTTTGTTCTAGTTGCAAAAATTATGGAACAATCTGGTGATATTATTTTCGCAAACCTTGCATTATTATTCGCAGTAGGGGTTGCCATCGGATTAGCAGGTGGAGACGGAGTAGCTGGGTTAGCAGCCTTCGTTGGATACTTAATTATGAACAAAACGATGAGCGTATTCTTAGGAGTAGAAAAATTTGTTACAATTGTAAGTGACAAAGTTCCAGTTAAAACTGGTTTTACAGATCAAGCGTATGCAAATGTATTAGGTATTCCGACACTTCAAACGGGAGTGTTTGGGGGTATTCTTGTCGGGATATTAGCAGCATATTGCTATAATAAATACTTCAATATTGAATTACCATCATACTTAGGATTCTTTGCAGGTAAGCGTTTCGTACCGATCGCAACAGCAACATTCTCTTTACTTTTAGGGATTGTAATGTGCTTTATTTGGCCGACAATTCAAGGCGGTTTGAATGCATTCTCACATCAAATGATCGATGCGAATAAAACGTTAGCGGCATTTGTGTTTGGTTTAATTGAGCGTTCTTTAATTCCATTTGGATTACATCATATTTTCTATGCACCATTCTGGTTTGAGTTTGGTCAATATACAAGTGCGGCGGGTGACATTATACACGGTGACCAAAAGATCTTTATGGCACAATTAAAAGATGGTGTTGAGTTAACAGCTGGTACATTTACAACAGGTAAATATCCGTTCATGATGTTCGGTCTTCCAGCAGCAGCTTTAGCAATGTATCATGAAGCACGTCCAGAAAATAAAAAATTAGCAGCTGGTATTTTAGGATCTGCTGCGTTAACATCTTTCCTAACAGGTATTACAGAACCACTTGAATTTTCATTCTTATTCGTAGCACCAGTATTGTTCGGAATACATGCTATATTTGCTGGTTTATCGTTTATGACAATGCACATTTTAGGTGTTAAAATTGGGATGACATTCTCTGGTGGTTTAATTGACTTTATGCTATTTGGTGTCTTACCAGGCCGTACAGCATGGTGGTGGGTAATTGTTGTTGGTCTTGCACTTGCAGTAATTTACTACTTCGGATTCCGCTTTGCAATCCGCAAATGGGATCTAAAAACACCTGGTCGTGAAGTAACAACAGATACTGATGGCGCAGGGAAAACAGAAGCAGGTGAACTTCCACGTGAAGTATTAGTAGCGCTTGGTGGTAAAGAGAATATTGCTTCTTTAGATGCTTGTATTACACGTTTACGTGTTCAAGTTAACGAACAAAAAAATGTAAACAAAGATCGTTTGAAAGAACTTGGGGCAGCGGGAGTGCTTGAAGTAGGAAATAACATTCAAGCTATTTTTGGACCAAAATCTGACACATTAAAATCACAAATTCATGATATTATGTCGGGTCGTACACCTCATGTTGAAAAAGAAAAACCTGTAAAAGTAGAAGAAACTGTACAAAAAGCGGATACAAATGAAACAATTGTATCTCCGATTGAAGGTAAAATTCTACCGATTACAGAAGTTCCTGATCAAGTATTTTCAGGGAAAATGATGGGGGATGGATTCGCAATTGAGCCAGCAGAAGGAACAGTCGTTTCTCCAGTTGACGGTGAGATTGTCAATGTCTTCCCAACAAAACATGCAATTGGTATTCAATCTGAAGGTGGAAAAGAAATTTTAATTCACTTCGGTATTGATACTGTAAAATTAAATGGTGAAGGTTTTGAAGCACTTGTCACGCAAGGTGATAAAGTGAAACAAGGACAACCATTATTGAAAGTAGATATCGCATTTGTAAAAGAAAATGCACCATCTATTATTACACCAATTATTTTTACGAATTTAGGGCAAGGACAACAAGTTGAATTGAAAAAAGAAGGCAATGTCAAGAAAGGCGAAGCCGATATTATTGACATTCAGTAA